A window of Mucilaginibacter sp. PAMC 26640 contains these coding sequences:
- a CDS encoding pyridoxamine 5'-phosphate oxidase codes for MLRELNDKQIESLLKSEMIGRIGCQSDGVVYIVPVNYIYDGTNIYCHSAKGMKIDMMRKNPEICFEVENIKDLTNWQTVIAWGRFEEIIDMAEKQKVLQQLTDRITPYIIDDSVTREHGFADEESDIGTTIELIIYKIIVHKKTGRFEDR; via the coding sequence ATGTTAAGAGAACTCAACGATAAACAAATAGAATCTTTACTGAAAAGCGAAATGATCGGTAGGATCGGCTGTCAATCAGATGGAGTCGTCTACATAGTTCCAGTAAATTATATTTATGATGGTACAAACATCTATTGCCATTCCGCTAAAGGGATGAAGATCGACATGATGAGAAAAAATCCCGAAATATGTTTCGAAGTAGAAAATATCAAGGATTTAACGAATTGGCAGACTGTCATAGCCTGGGGAAGATTTGAAGAAATCATAGACATGGCGGAAAAGCAAAAAGTACTGCAACAATTAACTGACAGAATCACGCCCTACATCATCGATGATTCGGTTACCCGCGAACATGGTTTTGCGGATGAAGAAAGCGATATCGGTACAACCATTGAATTGATCATATATAAGATCATAGTCCATAAAAAAACCGGGCGGTTTGAGGACAGGTAA
- a CDS encoding disulfide bond formation protein DsbA, which translates to MQLQRPVSGHEHIQGSIKAMLELVEYGDYQCSSCGESYLIIKAAQEKLGKELSFEFRNFPLMEQHPDAFNAAMAAESAGLQNKFWEMYELLFINQDNLSNEDLFIYAGDLGLNIRQFEQNMQSRALRAIIEADYESGLKSGVTGTPTFYINGKKYDGDWEDDGLINHLKELLG; encoded by the coding sequence ATGCAACTGCAAAGGCCGGTTTCTGGTCACGAACATATACAGGGAAGTATCAAAGCCATGCTGGAATTAGTCGAGTATGGGGACTACCAATGTTCATCCTGCGGTGAATCCTATCTTATTATTAAAGCCGCACAAGAGAAACTAGGCAAAGAACTGAGTTTTGAATTCAGAAATTTCCCCTTAATGGAGCAACACCCTGATGCTTTTAACGCGGCGATGGCTGCGGAATCTGCTGGTTTACAAAACAAGTTCTGGGAAATGTATGAGCTGCTATTCATCAATCAGGATAACCTAAGTAATGAAGATCTGTTCATTTATGCCGGCGATCTGGGATTAAACATACGGCAGTTCGAGCAGAATATGCAAAGCCGAGCACTACGGGCCATAATTGAAGCCGATTATGAAAGCGGGTTGAAAAGCGGCGTGACCGGAACCCCCACATTCTATATCAATGGAAAAAAATACGATGGCGATTGGGAGGATGACGGACTGATCAACCATTTGAAAGAGCTATTAGGATAA
- a CDS encoding mammalian cell entry protein: MANKGENNIKLGMFVLAGLLVLMASFYMIGKNRNIFGSGFELKARFNNLNGLMEGNNVLFSGIQAGTVKKITMINDTLIEVTLAIDNKTSAFIHKNALAAIGTEGLMGNKVVNIQANKGSSPMVGTGDILAAQKMTSTDEMLLTLSKTNNNIATISESLKNAVLGIDSSALFKLLNDQTIGVSLRSSLKGINHASLNANNLTRGLNEMIVQIKQGKGAAGVLISDPDVAGDLKSSVCNIRSATENADQMTGQLQEIVKNINHDLSNGKGPLHGLLKDSTLTKKISLSLDNVQKGTNGFNQNMEALKHNFFFKGYFKNLAKQHKKDSLARIGK; the protein is encoded by the coding sequence ATGGCAAATAAAGGCGAGAATAATATTAAACTGGGTATGTTTGTGCTGGCAGGTCTGCTGGTGTTGATGGCCTCTTTTTATATGATCGGCAAGAACCGGAACATTTTCGGCAGCGGCTTTGAACTAAAGGCCCGCTTTAATAACCTTAACGGGTTGATGGAAGGAAACAATGTACTCTTCTCAGGTATCCAGGCAGGAACGGTCAAAAAGATTACTATGATTAACGATACACTGATCGAAGTGACCTTAGCCATAGACAATAAAACAAGTGCTTTCATTCACAAAAATGCTTTGGCCGCTATAGGTACGGAAGGATTAATGGGCAATAAAGTGGTGAACATACAGGCAAACAAAGGAAGCAGTCCGATGGTCGGAACCGGAGATATTCTTGCCGCACAGAAAATGACCAGTACCGATGAGATGTTGCTCACCCTGTCCAAGACCAATAACAATATCGCCACGATATCCGAAAGTTTGAAAAATGCAGTGCTGGGCATTGACAGCAGCGCACTGTTCAAATTATTGAACGATCAGACCATCGGGGTGAGCTTGAGATCTTCCTTAAAAGGTATAAATCATGCCAGTTTAAACGCCAATAACCTGACACGGGGGCTGAATGAAATGATCGTGCAGATCAAACAAGGGAAGGGCGCGGCGGGTGTACTGATTTCAGATCCGGATGTTGCGGGCGATCTTAAAAGTTCCGTATGCAATATCCGTTCGGCAACTGAAAACGCCGATCAAATGACGGGGCAGCTCCAAGAGATAGTCAAAAATATTAATCATGACCTTTCTAATGGCAAAGGACCACTACATGGCTTGCTAAAGGACTCGACGTTGACCAAAAAAATCAGCCTGAGCCTGGATAACGTACAGAAAGGCACCAATGGGTTTAACCAGAATATGGAAGCTCTAAAACACAACTTCTTCTTTAAAGGCTATTTCAAAAACCTGGCTAAGCAGCATAAAAAAGACAGCCTGGCACGCATTGGCAAATGA
- a CDS encoding ABC transporter ATP-binding protein: MSTPQKTLTVKKEEPKVRVITIAHVYKRFGPNVVLKDFNLVVNKEENVVILGKSGSGKSVLIKCIIGLLKADKGIIDVLGDDVTKLSDDELNRVRAKIGFLFQGNALYDSMTVRENLEFPLRRHWTDLTQSKVNSMVKEVLRNVGLAHTTEMMPEELSGGMLKRIALARTMILKPEIILYDEPTTGLDPVTAREIDQLILTLQRKYHTSSIIISHDMNCVKNISDRVVLLFDGKCYADGTYQSLEKSADKNIKQFFES, encoded by the coding sequence ATGAGCACGCCCCAAAAGACATTAACGGTCAAGAAAGAAGAGCCGAAAGTTCGGGTCATTACGATCGCGCATGTTTACAAACGCTTTGGCCCTAATGTGGTACTGAAGGATTTTAACCTGGTCGTCAATAAAGAAGAGAACGTAGTGATCCTGGGTAAATCAGGTTCTGGGAAATCCGTGCTGATCAAATGTATAATCGGCCTTTTGAAAGCTGATAAAGGCATCATCGACGTTTTGGGCGACGATGTTACTAAACTAAGTGATGATGAACTGAACAGAGTAAGAGCAAAGATCGGCTTCCTGTTCCAGGGAAATGCCCTATACGACTCGATGACCGTCAGGGAGAACCTGGAGTTTCCTTTACGCCGGCACTGGACTGACCTTACACAATCAAAAGTGAATTCGATGGTAAAGGAAGTGCTTAGAAATGTAGGCCTGGCCCATACCACCGAGATGATGCCGGAAGAATTGTCCGGTGGCATGCTTAAAAGGATCGCCCTGGCCCGGACGATGATCCTCAAGCCGGAGATCATTTTATATGATGAGCCGACGACCGGGCTTGACCCGGTTACGGCCCGGGAGATCGATCAGCTGATATTAACCCTACAAAGAAAATACCATACGTCATCCATCATCATTTCGCATGATATGAATTGCGTGAAAAATATATCTGACCGGGTAGTGCTGTTATTTGACGGCAAATGCTATGCGGACGGCACTTATCAGTCACTGGAAAAATCCGCTGACAAAAACATCAAACAATTTTTTGAATCATAG